From Pseudonocardia autotrophica, one genomic window encodes:
- a CDS encoding SURF1 family cytochrome oxidase biogenesis protein has product MRFLLRPGWLAFIGVVCAFVVACYTLLAPWQFGREAERESQNAAIAAAHDTPAVPFAELVPPGAAVSSDDIWRRVELTGTFERDAESLVRLRVVDGAPAYEVLTPLRLTDGRLVVVNRGTVAAGEGGVVPDIAAAPDGTVNVEGRLRLNENDPQGRPPLLDGGTRQIYAADSRAVAEATGTTPVEGIVSLDEGQAGVLNPIPIAPPGGGAPFSNFSYALQWLTFGVVALVALVIFIRLELLQRRGRRDPRGSLREQLSGRDGYGGEGRADR; this is encoded by the coding sequence GTGCGCTTCCTGCTCCGGCCCGGCTGGCTCGCCTTCATCGGCGTCGTCTGTGCGTTCGTGGTTGCCTGCTACACGCTGCTGGCGCCGTGGCAGTTCGGCCGCGAGGCCGAACGGGAGTCGCAGAACGCCGCCATCGCCGCCGCCCACGACACCCCGGCGGTCCCGTTCGCCGAGCTGGTCCCGCCGGGGGCGGCCGTGTCGTCCGACGACATCTGGCGCCGGGTCGAGCTGACCGGCACCTTCGAGCGCGACGCCGAGTCGCTGGTCCGGCTCCGGGTCGTCGACGGCGCGCCCGCCTACGAGGTGCTGACGCCGCTGCGGCTCACCGACGGTCGCCTGGTCGTGGTCAACCGCGGCACGGTCGCCGCCGGTGAGGGCGGCGTCGTCCCCGACATCGCGGCCGCCCCGGACGGGACCGTGAACGTCGAGGGCCGGCTGCGGCTCAACGAGAACGACCCGCAGGGCAGGCCGCCGCTGCTCGACGGCGGCACCCGGCAGATCTACGCGGCCGACTCGCGCGCGGTCGCCGAGGCGACCGGGACCACCCCGGTCGAGGGGATCGTCTCCCTGGACGAGGGCCAGGCCGGCGTGCTGAACCCGATCCCGATCGCGCCGCCGGGCGGCGGGGCGCCGTTCAGCAACTTCTCCTACGCGCTGCAGTGGCTGACCTTCGGCGTGGTCGCACTGGTCGCGCTGGTGATCTTCATCCGGCTGGAGCTGCTGCAGCGGCGCGGCCGCCGGGACCCACGCGGCAGCCTGCGCGAGCAGCTCTCCGGCCGGGACGGCTACGGCGGCGAGGGCCGCGCGGACCGGTGA
- a CDS encoding cobalamin biosynthesis protein — protein sequence MRDGARAAGLMIGILADAMLGDPRRGHPVAAFGTLAAGLERWLYRDSRVAGAVYAVVLVGGTVAAGVPAGRVGGPVTRTAVTAVSTWAVLGGTSLIGEGAALAAALAADDRAAARTRVTHLCARDPALLDPDGMARAGVESLAENTSDAVVGPLVWGAVAGVPGLLGYRAVNTLDAMVGYRSARYERFGWACARLDDLVNLVPSRVTALLTVAIAPLVGGSSRAALRAWRRDAAGHPSPNAGPVEATAAGALGLRLGGPTTYAHGTENRPALGDGHPPRQGDLVRAARLSRLVAAAAGALAVGVAYATGRPRSGGVHPEPLTR from the coding sequence ATGCGCGACGGCGCCCGGGCGGCCGGGCTGATGATCGGGATCCTGGCGGACGCGATGCTCGGCGACCCGCGGCGCGGGCATCCGGTCGCGGCGTTCGGCACGCTCGCGGCCGGGCTGGAGCGGTGGCTGTACCGCGACTCCCGCGTCGCCGGGGCGGTGTACGCGGTGGTGCTGGTCGGCGGCACGGTCGCGGCCGGTGTGCCGGCCGGGCGGGTGGGCGGACCGGTCACCCGGACCGCCGTCACCGCCGTGTCGACCTGGGCGGTGCTCGGCGGGACGTCGCTGATCGGAGAGGGGGCCGCGCTCGCGGCGGCGCTCGCCGCGGACGACCGGGCGGCGGCCCGGACGCGGGTGACCCATCTGTGCGCCCGCGATCCCGCGCTGCTCGACCCCGACGGCATGGCCCGCGCCGGGGTGGAGTCGCTGGCCGAGAACACCTCGGACGCGGTGGTCGGGCCACTGGTCTGGGGCGCCGTCGCCGGTGTGCCCGGGCTGCTCGGGTATCGCGCGGTGAACACCCTGGACGCCATGGTCGGCTACCGGTCGGCCCGCTACGAGCGGTTCGGCTGGGCCTGCGCGCGGCTCGACGACCTGGTGAACCTGGTCCCGTCGCGGGTCACCGCCCTGCTCACCGTCGCCATCGCCCCGCTGGTCGGCGGATCGTCGCGGGCCGCCCTGCGCGCCTGGCGCCGCGACGCCGCCGGTCATCCCAGCCCGAACGCCGGACCGGTCGAGGCCACCGCCGCCGGCGCACTGGGCCTGCGGCTGGGCGGACCGACGACCTACGCCCACGGCACCGAGAACCGGCCCGCCCTGGGCGACGGGCACCCGCCCCGCCAGGGGGACCTGGTGCGGGCCGCGCGGCTGTCGAGACTGGTGGCCGCCGCGGCCGGGGCGCTGGCGGTCGGCGTGGCGTACGCGACGGGCCGGCCCCGCAGTGGGGGAGTACATCCGGAACCGCTCACCAGGTGA
- a CDS encoding cobyrinate a,c-diamide synthase, which yields MNARALVVAAPSSGSGKTTVSTGLMAALRSRGTRVAPFKVGPDYIDPGYHSLAAGRPGRNLDVVLQGAERLAPLARHGSRDADIAVVEGVMGLFDGRIPDGAGSTAQVAAALGAPVLLVVDVRGQSRSLAALLHGFRSFDPAVEVAGVILNRVGSARHEEVLRASADEIGLPVLGAVPRRAELAVPSRHLGLITAAEHGAAATAAVDAMAGLVAEHVDLDAVLALARPLPDGPVWDPHAEIAAVTGAAPAPARPVSGGLARDLHAEIAAATGAAPVPARPVSGGPIRDLHAGIAATGAVPAPARPVVALAGGPAFGFGYAEHAELLEAAGAQVAVVDPLRDPDLPEGTSALVLPGGFPEEHVGALGENRSLRMAVARLAASGAPVHAECGGLLYLCRDLDGAPMCGVLEASAAMTDRLTLGYREAVAVSASPLFPAGARVGAHEFHRCAVTPRAGSAPAWAWRGAEPEGYVVAGVHASFLHTHPAGNPDSVARLVAGA from the coding sequence GTGAATGCTCGCGCCCTGGTGGTGGCGGCGCCGTCGTCGGGGAGCGGGAAGACGACGGTCTCCACCGGCCTGATGGCCGCGCTGCGCAGCCGGGGCACCCGGGTCGCGCCGTTCAAGGTCGGCCCGGACTACATCGATCCCGGCTACCACTCGCTGGCGGCCGGACGGCCGGGCCGGAACCTCGACGTCGTGCTGCAGGGCGCCGAGCGCCTCGCGCCGCTGGCCCGGCACGGCTCCCGGGACGCCGACATCGCCGTCGTCGAGGGCGTGATGGGGCTGTTCGACGGACGCATCCCGGACGGTGCCGGTTCGACGGCGCAGGTCGCGGCCGCGCTGGGCGCACCGGTGCTGCTGGTGGTGGACGTCCGCGGGCAGTCCCGGTCGCTGGCCGCGCTGCTGCACGGCTTCCGGTCGTTCGACCCGGCGGTCGAGGTGGCCGGGGTGATCCTGAACCGGGTCGGGTCGGCGCGGCACGAGGAGGTGCTGCGCGCCTCCGCCGACGAGATCGGACTGCCGGTGCTCGGCGCGGTACCGCGCCGGGCCGAGCTCGCCGTGCCGTCGCGGCACCTCGGCCTGATCACCGCGGCCGAGCACGGCGCCGCCGCGACCGCCGCCGTCGACGCGATGGCCGGGCTGGTCGCCGAGCACGTCGATCTCGACGCGGTGCTGGCGCTGGCCCGCCCGCTGCCCGACGGCCCGGTCTGGGACCCGCACGCCGAGATCGCCGCAGTCACCGGTGCGGCGCCCGCTCCCGCTCGGCCGGTGTCCGGCGGCCTGGCCCGGGACCTGCACGCCGAGATCGCGGCAGCCACCGGCGCGGCGCCGGTTCCCGCCCGCCCGGTGTCCGGCGGCCCGATCCGGGACCTGCACGCCGGGATCGCCGCCACCGGCGCGGTGCCGGCCCCCGCTCGGCCGGTGGTCGCGCTGGCCGGCGGCCCGGCGTTCGGGTTCGGGTACGCCGAGCACGCCGAGTTGCTCGAGGCGGCCGGTGCGCAGGTGGCGGTCGTCGATCCGCTGCGCGATCCGGACCTGCCGGAGGGGACGTCCGCGCTCGTGCTGCCCGGCGGGTTCCCGGAGGAGCACGTCGGCGCGCTGGGGGAGAACCGGTCGCTGCGGATGGCCGTCGCGCGGCTGGCCGCGTCCGGTGCGCCGGTGCACGCGGAGTGCGGGGGCCTGCTCTACCTGTGCCGGGACCTCGACGGGGCACCGATGTGCGGGGTCCTCGAGGCCTCGGCCGCGATGACCGACCGGTTGACCCTCGGCTACCGGGAGGCCGTCGCGGTGTCGGCGTCGCCGCTGTTCCCGGCCGGGGCCCGGGTGGGTGCGCACGAGTTCCACCGTTGTGCCGTCACCCCGCGCGCCGGTTCGGCCCCGGCCTGGGCGTGGCGTGGCGCGGAGCCGGAGGGGTACGTCGTCGCCGGGGTACACGCCTCGTTCCTGCACACGCATCCGGCAGGCAACCCGGACTCGGTCGCCCGCCTGGTCGCAGGCGCGTGA
- the cobA gene encoding uroporphyrinogen-III C-methyltransferase, which translates to MSAQHEQYLVGLDLSGRRVVVVGGGQVAQRRVARLIAVGALVEVVSPEVTPAVEGMVSAGEITWTARRYAEGDLTGAWYVIAATDDAAVNETVTADAERDRVFCVRADDGSRGTAVTPATGAHDGLTVGVLARGAHRRSSAVRTALVEALQSGVVDENAEPPQPGVALVGGGPGDPELITVRGRRLLSRAQVVVTDRLGPRDLMDELSPDVEVIDASKIPYGRAMAQEKINELLVEHARAGKFVVRLKGGDPFVYGRGFEEVQACAAAGVPVTVVPGITSAFAAPAVAGTPVTHRGVAHEIVVVSGHVAPEDPRSLTDWAALGRMTGTIVLMMAVERLARFAEVLVEHGRDPQTPVLIVQDGTTRIQRTVRATLETAGRVAAEEDVNPPAIVVIGPVAGLEAPVGS; encoded by the coding sequence TTGAGCGCGCAGCACGAGCAGTACCTGGTCGGCCTGGACCTGTCCGGCCGTCGTGTCGTCGTGGTCGGTGGAGGACAGGTCGCCCAGCGGCGGGTCGCCCGGCTGATCGCGGTCGGGGCGCTGGTCGAGGTGGTGTCCCCCGAGGTCACCCCGGCCGTCGAGGGGATGGTCTCGGCCGGTGAGATCACCTGGACCGCCCGCCGCTACGCCGAGGGTGATCTCACCGGCGCCTGGTACGTGATCGCCGCGACCGACGACGCCGCGGTGAACGAGACGGTCACCGCCGATGCGGAGCGGGATCGGGTGTTCTGCGTCCGCGCCGACGACGGCTCGCGGGGCACCGCCGTCACTCCGGCGACCGGGGCGCACGACGGGCTGACCGTCGGCGTGCTGGCCCGCGGCGCGCACCGCCGCTCGTCCGCGGTCCGGACGGCGCTGGTCGAGGCGTTGCAGTCCGGCGTCGTCGACGAGAACGCCGAGCCGCCGCAGCCGGGCGTCGCGCTGGTCGGTGGTGGCCCGGGCGACCCGGAGCTGATCACCGTTCGCGGGCGTCGGCTGCTGTCGCGGGCCCAGGTCGTCGTCACCGACCGGCTCGGTCCCCGTGACCTGATGGACGAGCTCTCGCCCGATGTCGAGGTCATCGACGCCTCCAAGATCCCCTACGGCCGTGCCATGGCCCAGGAGAAGATCAACGAGCTGCTGGTGGAGCACGCCAGGGCCGGGAAGTTCGTGGTGCGCCTCAAGGGCGGCGACCCGTTCGTCTACGGGCGCGGGTTCGAGGAGGTCCAGGCCTGCGCCGCGGCGGGGGTGCCGGTCACCGTCGTCCCGGGCATCACCAGCGCGTTCGCCGCGCCCGCTGTCGCCGGTACTCCGGTGACCCACCGGGGGGTGGCGCACGAGATCGTCGTCGTGTCCGGGCACGTCGCCCCGGAGGATCCGCGCAGCCTCACCGACTGGGCCGCGCTCGGCCGGATGACCGGCACGATCGTGCTGATGATGGCGGTGGAGCGGCTCGCCCGGTTCGCCGAGGTCCTCGTCGAGCACGGCCGCGACCCGCAGACCCCGGTGCTGATCGTGCAGGACGGCACCACCCGGATCCAGCGCACGGTGCGCGCGACGCTGGAGACGGCCGGGCGGGTCGCCGCCGAGGAGGACGTCAACCCGCCCGCGATCGTGGTGATCGGCCCGGTCGCAGGTCTGGAGGCACCCGTCGGGTCGTGA
- the cobO gene encoding cob(I)yrinic acid a,c-diamide adenosyltransferase encodes MPQGQVSVTPEDGLTTRQRRNRPLLMVHTGVMKGKSTAAFGMALRGWNQGWSIGVFQFVKSAKWKVGEEEAFRALGRVHDETGEGGPVEWHKMGSGWSWSRKQGSETDHADDAREGWAEIRRRLRAEQHGLYVLDEFTYPLKWGWIDVDEVVAELTGRPGHQHVIITGRDAPQALIDAADLVMETTKVTHPMDAGQKGQRGIEW; translated from the coding sequence GTGCCGCAGGGACAGGTGAGTGTCACGCCCGAGGACGGGCTGACCACCCGGCAGCGCCGTAACCGGCCGCTGCTGATGGTGCACACCGGCGTGATGAAGGGGAAGTCGACGGCGGCGTTCGGGATGGCGCTGCGCGGCTGGAACCAGGGCTGGTCGATCGGGGTCTTCCAGTTCGTGAAGTCGGCCAAGTGGAAGGTCGGCGAGGAGGAGGCGTTCCGCGCGCTCGGCCGGGTGCACGACGAGACCGGCGAGGGTGGTCCCGTCGAGTGGCACAAGATGGGATCGGGCTGGTCTTGGTCCCGCAAGCAGGGCTCCGAGACCGACCACGCCGACGACGCGCGCGAGGGCTGGGCCGAGATCCGCCGCCGGCTGCGTGCCGAGCAGCACGGCCTGTACGTGCTCGACGAGTTCACCTACCCGCTGAAGTGGGGCTGGATCGACGTCGACGAGGTGGTCGCCGAGCTGACCGGCCGGCCGGGGCACCAGCACGTGATCATCACCGGCCGGGACGCGCCGCAGGCGCTGATCGACGCGGCCGACCTGGTGATGGAGACGACCAAGGTCACGCACCCGATGGACGCCGGCCAGAAGGGGCAGCGGGGGATCGAGTGGTGA
- a CDS encoding putative cobaltochelatase translates to MTSLRFPFSAVVGHDDLRLALLLNAVHPGVGGVLVRGEKGTAKSTAVRALAALLPDLDVVEGCRFGCDPAAPDPACPDGPHLLGEASTRRPARLVELPVGATEDRLVGSLDLERALSEGKRAYQPGLLADAHRGVLYVDEVNLLHDHLVDLLLDAAAMGRAHVERDGVSVSHAARFLLVGTMNPEEGELRPQLLDRFGLTVEVRASRDVDTRVEVTRRRLSFEDDPAGFASRFAGAEADTAARLRAAQERVVGVRLSDRELRRIAFVCARFDVDGMRADLVISRAAAAHAAWEGRTAVVEDDVRVAARLALPHRRRRDPFDEPGIDEKDLEEALRDAEEHLGPDDDPDPGGGPDGPEDPDPQDGPDSADTDGAEPDGIDPGTDPGTDPDGGSDESGGSGPPQRPDGSARDGHDPADGTEQSSEAPDPANDSAEPEDGAGREQRPGGDGGEGRALVVGDAAKLRRATIRKFAVPGLGAGAPGRRSRARTDAGRVVRPTDSGTTRAADLHLPATVLAAAPHQAQRGRSGPGLLVQRGDLRRAEREGREGNLVLFVVDASGSMAARKRMTAVSGAVLGLLRDAYQRRDKVGLVTFRARTAELTLPPTSSVPTAQQRLATLRTGGRTPLAEGLLRARSVLAAERRRDPRRRPLVVLLTDGRATVPARPGGDPVADARRAAALLADDGVHTVVVDCESGHVRLGLAAPLAASAGGELVTLDELTAESVGDLVRSARAA, encoded by the coding sequence GTGACGTCCCTTCGATTCCCGTTCTCCGCCGTCGTCGGGCACGACGACCTGCGGCTGGCGCTGCTGCTCAACGCCGTGCACCCGGGGGTCGGCGGGGTACTGGTGCGCGGCGAGAAGGGCACCGCGAAGTCGACGGCCGTGCGGGCGCTGGCCGCGCTGCTGCCGGATCTCGACGTCGTCGAGGGCTGCCGGTTCGGCTGCGACCCGGCCGCGCCGGACCCGGCCTGCCCGGACGGACCGCACCTGCTGGGTGAGGCGAGCACACGCCGTCCGGCCCGGCTGGTGGAGCTGCCGGTCGGCGCGACCGAGGACCGCCTCGTCGGGTCGCTCGACCTGGAACGCGCGCTGTCCGAGGGCAAGCGCGCCTATCAGCCGGGTCTGCTCGCCGACGCGCACCGCGGGGTGCTCTACGTCGACGAGGTCAACCTGCTGCACGACCACCTCGTCGATCTGCTCCTCGACGCGGCCGCGATGGGCCGCGCGCACGTCGAGCGGGACGGCGTCTCGGTCTCGCACGCGGCCCGGTTCCTGCTGGTCGGCACCATGAACCCGGAGGAGGGCGAGCTGCGCCCGCAGCTGCTCGACCGGTTCGGGCTGACCGTGGAGGTGCGGGCCTCGCGCGACGTCGACACCCGGGTCGAGGTGACCCGGCGGCGGCTGTCCTTCGAGGACGACCCGGCCGGGTTCGCCAGCCGGTTCGCCGGCGCCGAGGCGGACACCGCCGCCCGGCTACGGGCCGCGCAGGAGCGGGTCGTGGGCGTCCGGCTGTCGGATCGTGAGCTGCGCCGGATCGCGTTCGTCTGCGCCCGCTTCGACGTCGACGGGATGCGTGCCGACCTGGTGATCAGCCGGGCGGCCGCGGCGCACGCGGCCTGGGAGGGGCGCACCGCGGTGGTCGAGGACGACGTCCGGGTCGCCGCCCGGCTCGCCCTGCCGCACCGGCGCCGTCGCGACCCGTTCGACGAGCCCGGCATCGACGAGAAGGACCTCGAGGAGGCCCTGCGCGACGCCGAGGAACACCTCGGCCCGGACGACGACCCGGACCCCGGTGGCGGCCCCGACGGCCCCGAGGACCCGGACCCGCAGGACGGCCCGGACTCCGCGGACACCGACGGCGCCGAGCCGGACGGCATCGATCCCGGCACCGATCCCGGCACCGACCCCGACGGCGGCTCCGACGAGTCGGGTGGCTCCGGCCCCCCGCAGCGCCCGGACGGCTCGGCGCGGGACGGCCACGATCCGGCCGACGGCACCGAGCAGTCGTCCGAGGCACCGGACCCGGCGAACGACTCCGCGGAACCGGAGGACGGCGCCGGCCGGGAGCAGCGACCGGGCGGCGACGGCGGGGAGGGGCGCGCCCTCGTCGTCGGGGACGCCGCGAAGCTGCGCCGGGCGACGATCCGCAAGTTCGCCGTCCCCGGGCTCGGCGCGGGCGCCCCCGGACGCCGGTCGCGGGCCCGCACCGACGCCGGCCGGGTCGTCCGGCCGACCGACTCGGGCACCACCCGGGCCGCCGACCTGCACCTGCCCGCCACCGTGCTGGCCGCCGCGCCGCACCAGGCGCAACGCGGTCGCAGCGGGCCGGGGCTGCTCGTGCAGCGCGGCGACCTGCGCCGCGCCGAGCGGGAGGGACGCGAGGGGAACCTCGTGCTGTTCGTCGTCGACGCGTCCGGGTCGATGGCCGCGCGGAAGCGGATGACGGCCGTCTCCGGCGCCGTCCTCGGGCTGCTGCGTGACGCCTACCAGCGTCGCGACAAGGTCGGGCTGGTGACGTTCCGGGCCAGGACCGCCGAGCTGACCCTGCCGCCGACCTCGTCGGTCCCGACCGCGCAGCAACGGCTCGCGACCCTGCGCACCGGCGGGCGGACCCCGCTCGCCGAGGGGCTCCTGCGGGCCCGCTCGGTGCTCGCCGCCGAACGCCGCCGCGATCCCCGCCGCCGTCCGCTCGTCGTGCTGCTGACCGACGGCCGGGCGACGGTGCCGGCCCGCCCCGGCGGTGACCCGGTGGCCGACGCCCGCCGCGCGGCCGCGCTGCTGGCCGACGACGGCGTGCACACCGTCGTCGTGGACTGCGAGAGCGGGCACGTCCGGCTCGGACTGGCCGCGCCGCTCGCCGCGTCGGCCGGCGGCGAACTGGTGACACTGGACGAGCTGACCGCCGAGAGCGTGGGGGACCTCGTCCGGTCCGCCCGCGCGGCCTGA
- a CDS encoding cobyric acid synthase: protein MAVDLSGAVLIAGTTSDAGKSAVVAGICRWLHRRGVSVAPFKAQNMSNNSVVTPDGGEIGRAQAMQAHACGIAPGVDLNPVLLKPGSDRTSQVVVRGRADGQVSALSYRHRTAALAEVVADSLSRLRERYDVVVCEGAGSPAEINLRPTDLANMGFARRNDLPVLVVGDIDRGGVLAHLFGTLGVLEPADQALVAGFVINKFRGDVRLLEPGLEQLLTLTGRPTLGVLPFAEGLWLDAEDSLSAVADGVLGRPAPPRGAQWLRVSVIRLPRISNATDAEALACEPGVAVRYVTEPSRIADTDVVVLPGSKSTVSDLGWLRSSGMADAVAAHAAVGRPVLGICGGYQMLGRTITDPHGVEATPGTAVDGLGLLDLEIAFDRDKHLGTPTSTAWGQPVTGYEIHHGRVVRSGDPGLIGDEGSDRGNVLGTHWHGLAENDGFRRALLTRLAAEADRDGFRVADDTSFAAERTRQADLLADLVEQHMDTSSLEHVIRHGAPADLPVLTSGLAASAR from the coding sequence GTGGCAGTCGACCTCTCGGGCGCGGTGTTGATCGCCGGAACGACCTCGGACGCGGGCAAGAGCGCCGTGGTCGCGGGGATCTGCCGCTGGCTGCACCGGCGCGGGGTGTCGGTGGCGCCGTTCAAGGCCCAGAACATGAGCAACAACTCGGTCGTCACCCCGGACGGCGGCGAGATCGGCCGGGCACAGGCGATGCAGGCGCACGCCTGCGGGATCGCGCCCGGCGTCGACCTCAATCCGGTGCTGCTGAAGCCGGGGAGCGACCGCACCTCCCAGGTCGTCGTCCGGGGGCGGGCCGACGGGCAGGTGTCGGCGCTGTCCTACCGGCACCGCACCGCGGCGCTGGCGGAGGTGGTGGCCGACTCGCTGAGCCGGCTGCGGGAGCGCTACGACGTCGTCGTCTGCGAGGGTGCCGGCTCGCCGGCGGAGATCAACCTGCGCCCCACCGACCTGGCCAACATGGGCTTCGCCCGGCGCAACGACCTCCCGGTACTCGTCGTCGGGGACATCGACCGGGGCGGGGTGCTGGCGCACCTGTTCGGCACCCTCGGCGTCCTCGAACCGGCCGACCAGGCACTCGTCGCCGGGTTCGTGATCAACAAATTCCGGGGGGACGTCCGGCTGCTCGAACCGGGGCTGGAGCAGCTGCTGACGCTGACCGGCCGTCCGACGCTGGGAGTGCTGCCGTTCGCCGAGGGACTGTGGCTGGACGCCGAGGACTCGCTCTCCGCCGTCGCCGACGGCGTGCTCGGCAGGCCCGCCCCGCCGCGCGGCGCGCAGTGGCTGCGGGTGTCGGTGATCCGGCTGCCCCGGATCTCGAACGCCACCGACGCCGAGGCGCTGGCCTGCGAGCCGGGCGTCGCCGTCCGGTACGTGACCGAACCGTCGCGGATCGCCGACACCGACGTCGTCGTGCTGCCCGGCTCGAAGTCCACCGTCTCGGACCTCGGGTGGCTGCGGTCGTCCGGGATGGCCGACGCGGTGGCCGCGCACGCCGCCGTCGGACGCCCGGTGCTCGGGATCTGCGGTGGCTACCAGATGCTGGGCCGCACGATCACCGACCCGCACGGGGTGGAGGCGACGCCCGGCACCGCGGTCGACGGGCTGGGTCTGCTCGACCTGGAGATCGCCTTCGACCGGGACAAGCACCTGGGCACCCCGACGTCGACCGCATGGGGGCAGCCGGTCACCGGATACGAGATCCACCACGGCCGGGTCGTGCGCTCCGGTGATCCCGGGCTGATCGGCGACGAGGGATCCGACCGGGGGAACGTGCTGGGGACGCACTGGCACGGCCTCGCCGAGAACGACGGCTTCCGGCGCGCGCTGCTCACCCGGCTGGCCGCCGAGGCGGACCGGGACGGCTTCCGGGTGGCGGACGACACGTCGTTCGCGGCGGAGCGGACCCGGCAGGCCGATCTGCTGGCCGACCTGGTCGAACAACACATGGACACGTCGTCACTTGAACATGTGATCCGACACGGAGCACCGGCGGATCTCCCGGTGCTGACGTCCGGTCTGGCAGCCTCGGCCAGGTGA
- a CDS encoding flavin reductase family protein → MRTDHSPDELGTGPFYKLLTSVVVPRPIAWVSTRSAAGVDNLAPHSFFTVSCVDPPMVQFTSVGKKDSLRNVSETREFVVCLAGEPMFEKINATGTDFPSEISEFTSVGLTAEPSTVVTPSRVAESPVALECVLHSAIELGDSTVVIGRVVNAAIDDDVFTTDARGTSLPDVRRLAPLARLGRNEWSRLGEIIEIARIPYREWPGHYAADD, encoded by the coding sequence ATGCGCACCGACCACTCGCCGGACGAACTGGGCACCGGACCGTTCTACAAGCTGCTGACCAGTGTCGTCGTCCCCCGGCCGATCGCATGGGTGTCCACCCGTTCCGCCGCGGGCGTGGACAACCTGGCACCGCACTCGTTCTTCACGGTCTCCTGCGTCGACCCGCCGATGGTCCAGTTCACCTCGGTCGGGAAGAAGGACTCGTTGCGCAACGTCTCGGAGACCCGGGAGTTCGTGGTGTGCCTGGCCGGGGAGCCGATGTTCGAGAAGATCAACGCCACCGGGACCGACTTCCCGTCCGAGATCAGCGAGTTCACCTCGGTCGGGCTCACCGCGGAGCCGAGCACCGTCGTGACCCCGAGCCGGGTGGCGGAGTCCCCGGTCGCGCTGGAGTGCGTGCTGCACTCGGCGATCGAACTCGGGGACTCCACCGTGGTGATCGGGCGGGTGGTGAACGCCGCCATCGACGACGACGTGTTCACCACCGATGCTCGCGGCACCTCACTGCCCGACGTGCGCCGGCTCGCCCCGCTGGCCCGGCTCGGCCGCAACGAGTGGTCCCGGCTCGGCGAGATCATCGAGATCGCCCGGATCCCCTACCGCGAGTGGCCGGGCCACTACGCGGCCGACGACTGA
- a CDS encoding cobalamin biosynthesis protein codes for MTTGSGPERRPGGRPAPQPELALGIGMRPGVSAAALRALLRRVADEHGLDLDHAVVATLDRRTSEPGLLQAVAPRTPRGYPAEQLAAVVVPTPSDRVAAATGTPAVAEAAALLAAGPGAVLVVPKTAASGATVAVARLARATRVARAMRMARLAVGMAPSGAAPDPSSDTAPG; via the coding sequence GTGACCACCGGTTCCGGGCCGGAGCGCCGGCCCGGTGGGCGTCCGGCGCCGCAACCGGAGCTCGCACTCGGGATCGGGATGCGGCCCGGGGTGTCGGCCGCCGCGCTGCGGGCGCTGCTGCGCCGGGTGGCGGACGAGCACGGCCTCGATCTCGATCACGCGGTCGTCGCGACGCTCGACCGGCGGACCTCGGAGCCGGGTCTGCTGCAGGCCGTCGCACCGCGGACCCCGCGCGGATACCCGGCGGAGCAGCTCGCCGCGGTGGTGGTGCCGACGCCGAGCGACCGGGTCGCCGCCGCCACCGGAACGCCCGCGGTCGCCGAGGCCGCCGCGCTGCTGGCCGCGGGCCCCGGGGCGGTGCTGGTGGTACCCAAGACCGCCGCCTCCGGCGCGACCGTGGCGGTGGCGCGGCTGGCGCGGGCTACGCGGGTGGCGCGGGCTATGCGGATGGCGCGGCTGGCGGTGGGAATGGCGCCGTCCGGCGCCGCCCCTGATCCGTCCTCTGACACCGCCCCGGGCTGA